A genomic stretch from Corynebacterium kutscheri includes:
- a CDS encoding C40 family peptidase → MIDILHGLESIQSLVPGTSFPALPHYPDISLIRDLAAQFNVETQLFDVNQALLADAHSVEKLLPEAISELRLAGEELVQLGSELLTHAIKIAPAILHPDPSISARAQMELATLPQTFVETALIRIDVAEQRLMPAISRLEEIASTRDPDIETHIERLLPIHATRNTQPDYLPDNSTSAPVDHDDIARGKAAVAAAKSQLGAPYKWGGTTPDGFDCSGFTQWAWRNAGVELPRLAEHQNVGTQISRDQLIEGDLLVWDGHVAMYAGNGQIIEAGNPVSLNPLRESNLGMNFFGYYRPH, encoded by the coding sequence ATGATCGATATACTTCACGGACTTGAATCCATCCAATCGCTTGTTCCTGGCACCTCTTTTCCTGCGCTGCCACATTATCCTGATATCAGCCTTATTCGTGATCTAGCAGCTCAATTTAATGTTGAAACACAGCTTTTCGACGTTAACCAAGCCCTACTTGCCGATGCTCACAGCGTCGAAAAGCTGCTACCGGAAGCAATCTCCGAATTACGCTTAGCCGGCGAAGAATTAGTTCAATTGGGCAGCGAATTACTCACCCACGCGATAAAAATTGCTCCAGCAATTTTGCACCCCGATCCATCAATTTCAGCACGCGCACAGATGGAATTAGCCACACTCCCACAGACTTTCGTTGAAACAGCGCTTATTAGAATTGATGTTGCTGAGCAACGATTAATGCCGGCTATTAGCCGCTTAGAAGAAATTGCCAGCACACGAGATCCGGATATCGAAACCCACATAGAACGACTTCTGCCCATACATGCAACTAGGAACACCCAACCTGATTATCTCCCGGATAACTCGACTTCCGCACCTGTCGATCATGATGATATTGCGCGCGGTAAAGCAGCTGTGGCAGCGGCAAAATCACAATTAGGTGCTCCATATAAATGGGGTGGTACCACCCCAGATGGCTTCGATTGTTCTGGTTTCACCCAGTGGGCATGGCGAAACGCCGGTGTGGAATTGCCACGATTAGCAGAACATCAAAATGTTGGTACCCAAATTAGTCGAGATCAATTAATTGAAGGAGATCTATTAGTTTGGGATGGACATGTTGCTATGTATGCCGGCAACGGGCAAATTATTGAAGCCGGCAATCCGGTCTCATTAAACCCCTTGCGCGAAAGTAATCTGGGAATGAACTTTTTTGGTTACTATCGCCCTCACTAA
- the upp gene encoding uracil phosphoribosyltransferase, with product MDIRIVDHPLAASRLSIMRDKRTDNSGFRAALADLGAMLIYEASRDLATEHFALSTPVADAQGTRLLDPPIIVPVIRAGLGMIDPALSMIPDAQVGFIGLARDEETREPVPYLEALPDDLTGRTVFVVDPMLATGGSLLHAIRLLADRGATDITAVCMVSAQAGVDALATSGLPVKLLTATIDPELNEDAYIVPGLGDAGDRLYGPRNIQL from the coding sequence ATGGACATCCGAATAGTTGATCACCCGCTAGCAGCTTCTCGACTAAGCATTATGCGCGATAAGCGAACTGATAATTCTGGTTTCCGCGCCGCACTTGCTGATCTTGGAGCGATGTTAATTTATGAGGCATCGCGCGATCTTGCTACCGAGCATTTTGCTTTATCTACTCCGGTAGCAGACGCTCAAGGTACGAGGCTGCTGGATCCACCGATTATTGTGCCGGTTATTCGTGCTGGTTTAGGCATGATTGATCCAGCGTTATCAATGATTCCGGATGCTCAAGTTGGTTTTATTGGTCTTGCTCGGGATGAAGAAACCCGTGAGCCGGTTCCGTATTTGGAAGCCCTTCCTGACGATCTCACTGGACGTACCGTATTTGTAGTAGATCCTATGTTGGCTACTGGTGGTTCTTTGTTGCACGCAATTAGGTTGCTTGCAGATCGTGGTGCTACCGATATCACCGCTGTGTGTATGGTGTCTGCTCAAGCTGGTGTGGATGCTTTGGCAACTTCGGGGTTGCCGGTCAAGCTACTTACTGCCACCATTGATCCAGAGTTGAACGAGGACGCCTATATTGTCCCTGGGCTTGGCGACGCTGGTGATCGGCTTTATGGGCCGCGCAATATTCAACTTTAA
- a CDS encoding helix-turn-helix domain-containing protein, whose product MPENWTQWISYGHAFAVRLRAVRTMRGLSQIRLGELSGVSRNQISNLERNTNNDKTSADPTMSTIYKLARALHVPPVVLLPAPGELVVDRFQGDVHADIEVDIVWPREATDIASFDRRHLLAGYIDDLPRFDARDLAQKAQFINQLCPREPNNAHSDTDL is encoded by the coding sequence ATGCCTGAGAATTGGACGCAGTGGATTAGTTATGGACACGCCTTTGCCGTGCGCTTGCGTGCAGTGCGTACTATGCGCGGACTCTCCCAGATTCGACTAGGCGAATTAAGCGGAGTGAGTAGAAACCAAATTTCTAATTTGGAGCGAAACACTAATAATGATAAAACCAGCGCGGATCCTACGATGTCCACCATCTACAAACTCGCCCGTGCCTTGCACGTTCCGCCGGTAGTACTATTGCCTGCCCCAGGAGAACTTGTGGTTGACCGTTTTCAAGGTGATGTGCATGCCGATATTGAAGTAGATATTGTATGGCCACGGGAAGCTACTGATATTGCTAGTTTTGATCGTCGACATCTACTTGCTGGATATATTGATGACCTTCCGCGTTTCGACGCACGCGATCTAGCGCAAAAAGCACAGTTTATTAATCAACTGTGCCCACGCGAGCCTAATAATGCTCATAGTGATACTGATTTATAA
- a CDS encoding phosphohexomutase domain-containing protein yields MNVQQVSRISSAVATWLAKQAAQHPHEHPAFPENELSGIHSSFRHEDSAPRVVVGYDARYGSHAFVTAAAEVFAGAGFEVFLMPTPTPTPMVPWLIKQWDLSGGIQITASHNSAADNGYKVYMANGRQLCSEGAHEIEKLLESTPAATDIPRVFVRPAPDMSRRYIDDCVNLIVPEQSDLLRVNAERSQIKIAFSAMHGVGGRTLKHSLQVAGFAQVFPLAEQLHPDPSFPTVNFPNPEEPEAVRALLEFGQHVCADILIALDPDADRCAVGIRKHNGDYVMLRGDETGPLLATHLVPEYTGQGKRPVVSTTFVSSQLLESIALDKGWDFRTTLTGFKNLMNAADQVDYACEESVGIAPAPQLVDDKDGIITALYICAWAAELKARGLTLGDEMDLLYRRYGIFAGKQIAFRTGHPEELISALEKNMPHTLGGITITRCPFNAPLAVIHLRGTNEQAQLRILARASGTESKAKVYVEVSQTDTMDTARAILHTVVEEMTKHLAQL; encoded by the coding sequence ATGAATGTTCAGCAAGTCAGCCGTATTTCTTCTGCCGTGGCAACTTGGCTTGCCAAACAAGCCGCTCAGCATCCACATGAGCATCCCGCTTTTCCCGAAAATGAATTATCGGGTATTCACTCTAGTTTCCGGCATGAGGACTCTGCACCTCGAGTTGTCGTTGGCTACGACGCTCGTTATGGCTCACATGCTTTTGTTACTGCTGCAGCTGAAGTTTTTGCCGGAGCAGGTTTTGAAGTATTTCTTATGCCTACCCCTACCCCAACTCCCATGGTTCCCTGGCTTATTAAACAATGGGATTTATCAGGCGGAATACAAATTACTGCTTCTCATAACTCGGCGGCAGATAATGGCTATAAGGTGTATATGGCTAATGGCCGTCAATTATGCAGCGAAGGCGCACATGAAATAGAAAAACTATTAGAGTCCACACCAGCTGCAACCGATATTCCGCGCGTTTTTGTTCGACCAGCACCAGATATGTCGCGTCGCTATATTGATGATTGCGTCAACCTTATTGTTCCAGAACAAAGCGACTTGCTACGAGTTAATGCTGAACGATCCCAAATCAAAATTGCATTTTCAGCTATGCACGGTGTTGGCGGGCGCACCCTTAAGCATTCTCTGCAAGTAGCTGGTTTCGCCCAGGTATTCCCACTTGCAGAACAACTTCACCCGGATCCGTCCTTTCCGACGGTAAACTTTCCCAATCCGGAAGAACCTGAGGCTGTGCGTGCTTTACTAGAATTCGGCCAACACGTGTGCGCCGATATTCTTATTGCTCTTGATCCCGATGCAGATCGCTGTGCCGTGGGTATCCGCAAACATAATGGTGATTACGTTATGCTCCGCGGTGATGAAACCGGCCCGTTATTAGCAACGCATCTTGTTCCGGAATACACCGGGCAAGGCAAACGTCCGGTAGTTTCTACCACCTTTGTTTCTTCCCAACTGCTTGAATCAATCGCACTAGATAAAGGATGGGATTTTCGTACCACACTCACCGGCTTTAAAAACCTCATGAATGCCGCTGACCAGGTCGACTATGCCTGTGAAGAATCCGTGGGCATTGCTCCTGCCCCGCAGCTCGTCGATGATAAAGATGGCATTATCACTGCTTTATATATCTGTGCCTGGGCAGCCGAGCTTAAAGCACGCGGTTTAACTTTGGGTGATGAAATGGATTTGTTGTACCGCCGCTATGGAATTTTTGCTGGTAAACAGATCGCTTTTCGAACTGGACATCCCGAAGAACTCATTTCTGCCCTAGAGAAAAATATGCCCCACACCCTAGGCGGGATCACTATTACCCGCTGTCCTTTTAATGCTCCGCTAGCGGTTATTCATCTCAGGGGCACTAATGAGCAAGCACAACTGCGTATCCTTGCCCGCGCCTCTGGTACGGAATCCAAGGCAAAAGTGTATGTAGAAGTTTCTCAAACTGACACTATGGACACCGCTAGGGCAATTTTGCATACTGTTGTTGAGGAAATGACTAAACATCTAGCGCAGCTATAG
- a CDS encoding amidohydrolase, whose product MRSHLSLITVYVDRWISEHNDEIIQWRRHLHQHPELSHMEFSTTEFIATTLGQFGLEPVLFPTTGLMVDIGPDTEEKLAFRADIDALPITEHSQEPFSSVNTGVMHACGHDIHTTIALALACALASAPLEIGVRVIFQPAEEVMDGGASEVISFGALQGVFTIYALHAEPKLKVGKIGVRTGAITSASDVIDIKVYGSGGHSSRPHLTQDVVYALAKIVTELPGLLSRRVSAQTATVMVFGSINAGYAANAIPEYGQVSGTIRTGDITVWRTIQPLLEELIAHIIAPTGCRHEVIYTKGVPPVINDDVATGILAEASASIDPHAVVQAPQSSGGEDFSWYLEHVPGSMARLGCWDGSGEPGDLHQANMRADERSIMVGMRLFAAIVDKFQGAG is encoded by the coding sequence GTGAGGTCACACTTATCATTAATAACTGTTTATGTTGATCGGTGGATTAGCGAGCATAACGATGAGATTATTCAGTGGCGACGTCATCTTCACCAGCACCCAGAACTATCGCATATGGAGTTTTCTACCACCGAGTTCATCGCTACCACCCTAGGGCAGTTTGGGTTGGAACCGGTTTTGTTTCCCACCACTGGTCTTATGGTTGATATTGGCCCGGATACGGAAGAAAAACTTGCTTTTCGTGCTGATATTGATGCTCTGCCTATCACTGAGCACTCGCAGGAGCCGTTTAGCAGTGTTAATACGGGAGTCATGCATGCGTGCGGACATGATATTCACACAACAATTGCTTTAGCTTTAGCCTGTGCACTAGCTAGTGCGCCACTAGAAATTGGGGTGCGGGTTATTTTCCAACCGGCAGAAGAAGTTATGGATGGCGGTGCATCTGAGGTAATTAGTTTTGGTGCCTTGCAGGGAGTTTTTACTATTTATGCGCTCCATGCCGAACCAAAGCTAAAAGTAGGAAAAATCGGGGTGCGCACAGGAGCAATTACTTCTGCTAGTGATGTTATTGACATCAAGGTATACGGTTCAGGCGGGCATAGTTCGCGTCCGCATTTAACTCAGGATGTTGTTTATGCACTGGCAAAAATTGTTACGGAACTACCAGGGTTATTATCGCGCCGGGTGAGTGCACAAACCGCTACCGTTATGGTTTTTGGTTCGATTAATGCTGGTTATGCTGCCAATGCAATTCCAGAATATGGGCAGGTTTCGGGCACGATTCGTACTGGCGACATTACTGTGTGGCGTACTATTCAGCCGCTTTTAGAGGAGCTTATTGCGCACATTATTGCTCCTACCGGTTGCCGACATGAGGTTATTTACACTAAAGGTGTGCCTCCAGTTATCAACGATGATGTGGCAACTGGGATTCTTGCTGAAGCAAGTGCCAGTATTGATCCGCATGCGGTAGTGCAGGCTCCGCAGTCTTCTGGGGGCGAGGATTTTTCCTGGTATTTAGAGCATGTTCCTGGTTCAATGGCCAGGCTTGGCTGTTGGGATGGATCTGGTGAACCTGGAGATCTTCATCAAGCTAATATGCGTGCCGACGAACGCAGCATTATGGTGGGTATGCGCCTATTTGCCGCTATTGTGGATAAGTTTCAGGGGGCTGGGTAG
- a CDS encoding NAD(P)H-quinone dehydrogenase produces MKRIVIIGGGPAGYEAAIAGAKYGAEITVVEDHGLGGSAVIDDCVPSKSFIAGANIKTDLRRADAMGLEKAGGITLMIAALNERVQGLAHEQSEDIRDSVERAGVRIIDGRGSFDDYNPKQTVHYIKVERNDGEVETVECDLVLIATGASPRILPHARPDGERILTWRQIYNIDALPEHLIVIGSGVTGAEFVSAFAELGVKVTMVASRDRILPHDDAHAADTLETVLAERGVVLEKRARVDEVLRTDTGVVVRTADGREIFGSHALMTVGSIPNTAELGLEKVGVEMTASGHIKVDRVSRTNVSGIYAAGDCSDLFPLASVAAMQGRIAMYHALGEGVSPLRLKTVATAVFTRPEIAAVGVTQAQVESGEVRARTVMLPLDTNPRAKMRSLHHGFVKLFCRMNSGIIIGGVVVAPTASELILPIAVAVTNRLTVADLAQTFAVYPSLSGLITEAARQLVQPDDLS; encoded by the coding sequence GTGAAGCGGATTGTTATCATCGGCGGTGGCCCAGCTGGCTATGAAGCAGCAATAGCTGGGGCAAAATACGGCGCCGAGATTACTGTGGTCGAAGACCACGGTTTAGGTGGTTCTGCGGTTATTGATGATTGTGTGCCGTCGAAAAGCTTTATTGCCGGTGCGAATATTAAAACTGATTTACGTCGCGCCGATGCTATGGGGCTAGAAAAAGCCGGTGGAATTACGTTGATGATCGCCGCACTCAATGAGCGTGTGCAAGGACTTGCCCATGAACAGTCTGAAGATATCCGGGATTCAGTCGAGCGTGCTGGGGTGCGTATTATTGATGGTCGCGGATCTTTTGATGATTATAACCCTAAGCAAACAGTGCACTATATCAAGGTTGAGCGTAACGACGGTGAGGTCGAAACCGTAGAGTGCGACCTGGTTTTGATAGCCACTGGCGCTAGCCCACGGATTCTGCCTCATGCGCGACCGGATGGGGAACGGATTTTAACCTGGCGGCAAATCTATAATATTGATGCTTTACCAGAGCATCTTATTGTGATTGGTTCTGGTGTTACTGGTGCAGAATTTGTGTCGGCTTTTGCTGAGTTAGGGGTAAAAGTCACCATGGTTGCTAGTCGGGATCGTATTTTGCCACATGATGATGCTCATGCTGCCGATACTCTAGAAACGGTTCTTGCCGAACGAGGTGTGGTACTAGAAAAGCGTGCTCGTGTTGATGAGGTGCTGCGTACCGATACAGGCGTGGTGGTTCGAACTGCTGATGGACGAGAAATTTTTGGTTCACATGCCTTGATGACCGTGGGATCGATTCCTAATACTGCTGAGCTAGGGCTAGAAAAAGTGGGGGTAGAAATGACTGCTTCCGGACACATTAAAGTAGATCGGGTATCGCGAACTAATGTTTCCGGTATTTATGCTGCCGGAGATTGCTCAGATCTTTTCCCCTTGGCATCGGTGGCGGCCATGCAGGGACGTATTGCGATGTATCACGCTTTAGGTGAAGGAGTATCGCCATTACGGTTAAAAACAGTGGCAACGGCAGTATTTACTCGCCCAGAAATCGCGGCGGTAGGAGTAACCCAAGCGCAGGTGGAATCTGGCGAGGTACGAGCACGAACGGTCATGCTGCCACTAGATACCAACCCTAGGGCAAAAATGCGTTCCTTGCACCACGGTTTTGTAAAACTTTTTTGCCGTATGAACTCTGGAATTATTATTGGTGGGGTAGTTGTCGCACCAACCGCAAGCGAGTTGATTTTGCCTATTGCTGTGGCGGTAACCAACCGGTTAACAGTTGCGGATTTAGCACAGACCTTTGCGGTATATCCTTCGTTATCTGGTTTGATTACTGAGGCTGCGCGTCAGTTAGTGCAGCCTGATGATCTTAGCTAG
- a CDS encoding acetyl/propionyl/methylcrotonyl-CoA carboxylase subunit alpha, which produces MTVETRKITKVLIANRGEIAIRVIRAARDTGITSVAVYAEPDADAPFVAMADEAFALGGQNSAGSYLVIDKILNAAAKSGADAIHPGYGFLSENADFAQAVIDAGLIWIGPSPQSIRDLGDKVTARHIALRADAPMAPGTKEPVKNADEVIAFAQEHGLPIAIKAAFGGGGRGMKVAYTMDEVAELYESATREAVAAFGRGECFVERYLDKARHVECQVIADQHGNVVVAGTRDCSLQRRFQKLVEEAPAPFLSDEQRTSLHESAKRICREAGYYGAGTVEYLVGSDGLISFLEVNTRLQVEHPVTEVTTGLDLVREQFRIAEGQQLRIKEDPTPYGHAFEFRINGEDAGSNFMPAPGTVTKYIEPSGPGIRMDAGIVEGSVIGGQFDSMLAKLIVFGETRDEALQRARRALSEYTIEGMPTVLPFHEHIVSHPAFVGNGETFDVYTKWIEEEWDNPIPAYVDPHDNTAEKTAPSQKVVVEIDGRRVEIALPGDLSFGSGAGVSKKKTKKRRSGGTKSAVSGDAVTAPMQGTVIKVNVEEAAEVAEGDVVVVLEAMKMENPVKAHKAGIVTGLAISAGEGVTKGQILLEIKDA; this is translated from the coding sequence ATGACTGTGGAAACCAGGAAGATTACGAAGGTCCTCATCGCTAACCGTGGCGAAATCGCCATTCGTGTGATTCGTGCCGCCCGGGACACCGGCATTACCAGTGTCGCCGTTTACGCCGAGCCAGATGCGGATGCACCTTTCGTTGCCATGGCCGATGAGGCGTTCGCCCTTGGCGGACAAAACTCCGCCGGATCTTACCTTGTCATTGATAAAATCCTCAATGCCGCAGCTAAATCTGGTGCAGATGCAATTCACCCTGGCTATGGTTTTCTCTCCGAGAATGCAGATTTTGCTCAAGCAGTTATCGACGCCGGATTAATCTGGATTGGCCCTTCGCCGCAGTCTATTCGCGACTTAGGCGATAAGGTCACTGCTCGCCATATTGCGCTACGTGCCGATGCGCCCATGGCGCCGGGCACTAAAGAACCAGTCAAAAATGCCGATGAGGTGATTGCTTTCGCCCAAGAGCACGGCCTGCCTATTGCTATTAAAGCTGCTTTCGGTGGCGGCGGCCGAGGCATGAAAGTTGCCTACACCATGGATGAGGTAGCAGAACTTTATGAATCTGCTACCCGTGAAGCAGTAGCCGCCTTTGGTCGTGGTGAGTGTTTCGTCGAGCGCTACTTGGATAAAGCCCGCCACGTTGAGTGTCAGGTTATTGCCGATCAACATGGCAATGTAGTGGTAGCTGGTACCCGTGATTGTTCTTTGCAGCGTCGCTTCCAAAAATTAGTGGAAGAAGCTCCAGCGCCGTTCCTTAGCGATGAACAGCGCACCAGTTTGCATGAATCAGCAAAGCGTATCTGCCGCGAGGCCGGTTATTATGGCGCCGGTACTGTTGAATATCTTGTTGGCTCCGATGGCTTAATCTCCTTCTTGGAAGTTAATACCCGTCTTCAAGTGGAACATCCAGTAACCGAAGTTACTACCGGCCTAGACTTGGTTCGTGAGCAGTTCCGTATTGCTGAGGGACAGCAGCTGCGCATTAAAGAAGATCCCACCCCATATGGTCACGCATTTGAATTCCGAATCAACGGCGAGGACGCTGGTTCGAACTTCATGCCAGCACCTGGCACGGTAACCAAATATATCGAACCGTCCGGGCCTGGTATCCGCATGGATGCAGGCATCGTAGAAGGTTCAGTAATCGGCGGCCAATTCGACTCTATGCTGGCTAAACTCATCGTATTTGGCGAAACCCGGGATGAGGCCTTGCAGCGTGCTAGGCGCGCGCTATCGGAATACACCATCGAAGGTATGCCAACTGTATTACCGTTCCATGAGCATATTGTCTCCCACCCTGCTTTTGTTGGTAACGGCGAAACATTCGATGTGTATACCAAATGGATCGAAGAAGAATGGGATAACCCGATCCCAGCCTATGTTGATCCTCATGACAACACCGCAGAAAAAACTGCACCTTCCCAAAAAGTCGTTGTTGAAATCGACGGACGACGTGTTGAAATTGCCCTACCCGGTGACCTCTCCTTTGGCAGCGGAGCCGGTGTAAGCAAAAAGAAGACCAAAAAGCGCCGGTCAGGTGGCACTAAATCCGCAGTATCTGGCGACGCGGTAACCGCACCGATGCAAGGCACCGTTATCAAAGTCAATGTGGAAGAAGCTGCCGAAGTTGCCGAAGGCGATGTAGTGGTTGTTCTTGAAGCTATGAAGATGGAAAACCCCGTCAAGGCCCATAAAGCCGGAATTGTAACCGGACTAGCTATCAGCGCTGGCGAGGGAGTTACCAAAGGGCAGATCCTATTGGAAATCAAAGATGCCTAA
- a CDS encoding sulfurtransferase: MPIPYDPHPQFQDYAHPEKLVSAHWLSARLGTPGLRVVESDEDSLLYDIGHIPTAVRIDWRKDLNNHTIRDYITGEDFAALMSSKGINRDDTVVIYGDKSNWWAAFTFWVFELFGHKDVRILNGGRDAWVAEERDTSFDVLDYPTTYYPIIERNDTELRAFVGDILNSTNTTQLIDVRTEAEYTGNVENSTTLPFSGVIRGGHIPGAVNIPWEKAVHANATFRTRTELDQAFTEVLDKEELITYCQIGERAAHTWFTLKYLLGHEKVRNYDGSWSEWGNMVRMPIALGKEPGSL; encoded by the coding sequence GTGCCTATTCCCTACGATCCGCATCCACAATTTCAGGATTATGCCCACCCGGAAAAGTTAGTTTCCGCACATTGGCTCAGTGCCCGCCTTGGCACACCTGGATTACGCGTTGTTGAATCTGATGAAGACTCCTTACTCTACGACATTGGACATATTCCCACTGCTGTTCGTATTGACTGGCGCAAAGATCTCAATAATCACACCATACGCGATTACATTACTGGTGAAGACTTTGCTGCACTTATGAGTTCCAAAGGCATTAACCGTGACGACACAGTAGTTATCTACGGCGATAAATCAAATTGGTGGGCAGCTTTTACTTTCTGGGTTTTCGAACTTTTTGGCCACAAAGACGTTCGTATTCTTAATGGCGGTCGCGATGCTTGGGTAGCCGAAGAACGCGACACCTCTTTTGACGTATTGGACTATCCCACCACGTACTATCCCATTATTGAACGCAATGACACCGAACTGCGTGCTTTTGTCGGCGATATTCTCAACAGCACCAATACCACACAACTTATCGACGTTCGAACCGAAGCTGAATACACAGGCAATGTAGAAAACAGCACCACGCTCCCCTTTTCTGGGGTAATACGCGGCGGACATATTCCTGGAGCAGTCAATATCCCATGGGAAAAAGCAGTACATGCAAATGCTACTTTCCGCACCCGCACGGAGCTTGATCAGGCCTTCACTGAGGTACTCGACAAGGAAGAATTAATCACTTATTGCCAAATTGGTGAGCGCGCCGCGCACACTTGGTTTACCTTAAAGTACCTGTTAGGCCATGAAAAAGTACGAAACTATGATGGCTCTTGGTCTGAGTGGGGAAATATGGTTCGCATGCCAATCGCTTTGGGCAAAGAGCCTGGCTCCCTTTAA
- a CDS encoding Cj0069 family protein translates to MHKSIVVFEVEGGSDKYFDGHRKDTMPIVNAIKDTGWHAEVVYYRPEWSDALFDYVSAHFDAYISRVNPGNIPGGERGYFELLTKLSEAGLVGMSTPAEMMAYGAKDALVKLNDTQLVPADTAAYYDVELFHNTFPTSLSYGERVLKQNRGSTGEGIWRVQLADKEYAASIIPGTALPLDTKLKCTEAVDNHTEIRELGEFMDFCDQYIIGDNGMLVDMRFMPRIVEGEIRILLVGPHPVFVVHKKPAAGGDNFSATLFSGAQYTYDQPEAWSELVDMFAHARPVIAEKLGGDNIPLIWTADFMLADGENGEDTYVLGEINCSCVGFTSELDMGIQELVAKEAIERVEKKFV, encoded by the coding sequence ATGCACAAGAGCATTGTTGTCTTCGAAGTTGAAGGTGGCTCCGACAAGTATTTTGACGGCCACCGTAAGGACACTATGCCTATAGTGAATGCCATCAAAGACACCGGTTGGCATGCAGAAGTTGTGTACTATCGCCCAGAATGGTCGGATGCCCTATTCGATTATGTTTCTGCGCATTTCGACGCCTATATTTCACGTGTAAACCCAGGCAATATTCCAGGTGGCGAGCGAGGCTATTTTGAGCTGCTTACCAAGCTTTCCGAAGCTGGGCTAGTAGGTATGTCAACACCAGCTGAAATGATGGCCTATGGTGCTAAAGATGCTCTCGTTAAACTTAATGATACGCAGCTAGTACCAGCAGATACTGCTGCCTACTACGATGTTGAGTTATTCCATAACACTTTCCCTACCTCTTTGTCTTATGGCGAGCGCGTATTAAAGCAAAACCGTGGCTCTACCGGTGAGGGAATTTGGCGCGTGCAACTTGCTGACAAAGAATATGCTGCCAGTATTATCCCTGGTACTGCTTTGCCGTTAGATACCAAGCTCAAGTGCACGGAAGCAGTGGACAATCACACCGAAATTCGCGAGTTGGGCGAGTTCATGGATTTCTGCGACCAGTACATTATCGGCGATAACGGCATGCTAGTAGATATGCGTTTTATGCCGCGTATTGTTGAGGGTGAAATTCGTATTTTGCTTGTTGGACCACACCCAGTGTTTGTGGTGCATAAAAAACCTGCCGCTGGTGGCGATAATTTCTCTGCCACTTTGTTCTCCGGTGCGCAGTACACCTATGATCAGCCAGAAGCATGGTCAGAACTTGTAGATATGTTTGCTCATGCGCGCCCGGTTATTGCTGAAAAACTAGGCGGGGATAATATCCCACTGATTTGGACTGCTGATTTTATGCTTGCCGACGGTGAGAACGGCGAGGACACTTATGTTCTCGGGGAAATAAACTGTTCTTGCGTGGGCTTTACTTCTGAGCTAGATATGGGTATTCAAGAACTCGTGGCAAAAGAAGCCATTGAGCGAGTGGAAAAGAAATTCGTATAA
- a CDS encoding DUF3151 domain-containing protein — protein MTQFKDMLAPDPIQLPAEELPPTITLSVALTHPSSPLVWATIAEDAITAATSDSEKVQAYAFARTGYHRSLDRLRAHGWKGWGPVPFSHTPNQGVLRAIAALGNASLMINDQPEYNRIRQMLSDADPTCVEKLLH, from the coding sequence ATGACACAATTCAAGGACATGCTTGCCCCAGATCCGATTCAGCTACCTGCTGAGGAATTGCCGCCAACCATTACCCTCAGCGTTGCGTTAACACATCCATCCAGTCCATTAGTTTGGGCAACGATCGCTGAAGATGCTATCACCGCAGCAACCAGTGATAGTGAAAAAGTACAAGCATATGCCTTTGCCCGCACAGGTTATCATCGCAGTTTAGATCGGTTGCGGGCACATGGTTGGAAAGGCTGGGGGCCAGTCCCGTTTTCTCATACCCCAAACCAGGGTGTGCTACGCGCAATCGCTGCTCTAGGTAATGCCTCATTAATGATCAATGACCAACCGGAATATAACCGAATCCGGCAGATGCTCTCTGATGCTGATCCAACATGTGTAGAGAAACTACTTCATTAA